From Lycium ferocissimum isolate CSIRO_LF1 chromosome 12, AGI_CSIRO_Lferr_CH_V1, whole genome shotgun sequence, one genomic window encodes:
- the LOC132039492 gene encoding uncharacterized protein LOC132039492 yields MWWRSYVECRPVGSPPLTWNQFYQVFLESYIPCTLRESRRDEFNDLEHRGMPVAEYEARFNFSAHYAVKQIPAETERVRRFIRGLVLPLKLATLQLMVMGSLFQSVVNHATEVESAKIRAHGGGSNKRIRQFGSFSGSTSRCGGQSGRINQHYFGHPIQSALQISAGWSGVVLSVVTQGTSLESIPDLDRVEPSRVPGHVMSKDSIIVDPKKIEAVRDWARPNSVIEIRSFMGLWSYYRRCVKGFSSISTYLTSLTQKDVPFQWSDECEANVVADMLSRKAMSMSSLARLIIGEHPLAMEVQCFANSMIRDKVLSEEVKEAILDEVGVLRIKGHICVPRVGGLIQLILEEAYSSRYSIHPGAKKIYCDLRQYYCCHSSIDIASFEALYGRTCRSMISCFDAFEVRPWGTDLLRGSLDKVKLIQEKLFASQSRQKEFADRKFQDLKFMVGDQVLLKVSPLKGVM; encoded by the exons ATGTGGTGGAGGTCCTATGTTGAGTGTCGACCAGTTGGGTCTCCTCCTTTGACTTGGAACCAGTTTTATCAAGTGTTCTTGGAGAGTTACATCCCCTGTACTTTGAGAGAAAGTAGGAGAGATGAGTTCAATGACTTGGAGCATAGGGGTATGCCTGTCGCAGAGTATGAGGCTAGATTTAATTTCTCGGCACATTATGCTGTTAAGCAGATCCCTGCCGAGACAGAGAGGGTGAGGAGATTTATCAGAGGATTAGTGCTTCCGTTGAAGCTGGCTACTCTACAGCTAATGGTTATGGGTTCTTTGTTTCAGTCAGTGGTTAATCATGCTACAGAGGTTGAGTCTGCTAAGATTCGCGCTCATGGTGGGGGCAGCAACAAGAGGATCCGCCAGTTTGGCAGTTTTAGTGGTTCTACTTCGAGATGTGGGGGCCAGTCAGGCAGGATTAATCAGCACTATTTTGGCCACCCCATCCAGTCAGCACTTCAAATATCAGCAG GTTGGTCAGGGGTTGTTTTGAGTGTTGTGACCCAGGGTACTTCGCTAGAAAGTATCCCAGACCTAGACAGAGTAGAGCCCAGTAGGGTTCCAG GACATGTTATGTCTAAGGACAGTATTATtgttgatcccaagaagatcgaGGCAGTtagagattgggctaggcctaATTCAGTGATCGAGATTCGGAGTTTTATGGGCTTATGGAGTTACTATCGTCGGTGCGTGAAGGGGTTCTCATCTATTTCCACCTATTTGACCAGTTTAACTCAGAAAGATGTGCCctttcagtggtccgatgagtgCGAG gccaatgtggtagctgatatgTTGAGCCGAAAGGCAATGAGTATGAGTAGCTTGGCACGTTTGATTATTGGGGAGCAtcctttagccatggaggttcagtgTTTCGCTAATAGTATG ATTCGGGATAAGGTGCTAAGTGAGGAAGTCAAGGAGGCTATTCTTGATGAGGTAggtgttttgaggattaaggggcacATTTGCGTTCCTAGGGTTGGTGgtctgattcagttgatcttggAAGAGGCTTACAGTTCCAGATACtccattcatcctggtgctaaaAAGATTTATTGTGACTTGAGACAGTATTACTG TTGTCACTCGAGTATTGACATAGCTTcgtttgaggctttatatggtaggacaTGCCGATCTATGATTAGTTGTTTTGATGCCTTCgaggtgagaccttggggtACTGATTTGTTGAGAGGATCCTTGGATAAGGTGAAGctgattcaggaaaagctttTTGCGtctcagagtaggcaaaaggagTTTGCGGACCGAAAATTCCAAGATTTGAAATTCATGGTTGGTGATCAGGTTCTGTTGAAAGTTTCACCCTTGAAGGGTGTGATGTAA